A single genomic interval of Methanobacterium sp. harbors:
- a CDS encoding thymidylate synthase has translation MRIYILSSGKYGGRVVNNLAEQGMASNIVGMEEYPEDTPPLIDDFSQYLPKSLPPSDLILAVGLSGDINMIVAEVARKTGAKSAIIPIYGPKQMPPGLQQEIIDSAPDVRIVFPKPFCSLEPVGDAPIDEFASRFGKPVLFVKADGFIKKVEVLRGAPCGSTNYIAKGLWSTPSAEAELLAAHKLHNYPCNASTDTDPVVGDTSLHLASYQIKEAVKRGLGFAVKTAVVDHSLCKAEECQKECQENCPQVLIGLDTITINEEGKALIDPATCGYCEICIKECPLNAISIETGKFQLNQKKN, from the coding sequence ATTAGGATCTACATTTTAAGTTCAGGCAAGTATGGTGGCAGGGTAGTCAACAACCTGGCTGAACAAGGCATGGCCAGTAACATAGTGGGAATGGAGGAATACCCAGAAGATACACCTCCATTAATTGACGACTTTTCCCAGTACCTACCTAAAAGTTTACCACCCTCGGATCTTATCCTGGCAGTGGGACTTTCTGGTGATATAAACATGATAGTTGCTGAGGTAGCCCGGAAAACCGGGGCCAAATCAGCTATAATACCCATCTACGGGCCGAAGCAGATGCCACCTGGCTTGCAGCAGGAGATCATTGACTCCGCCCCTGATGTCCGGATCGTGTTTCCTAAACCCTTCTGTTCACTGGAGCCAGTGGGAGATGCACCTATAGACGAGTTTGCCAGCCGTTTTGGCAAACCAGTGCTTTTTGTCAAGGCAGATGGTTTCATAAAAAAGGTGGAAGTTTTAAGGGGAGCTCCCTGTGGCTCCACCAACTACATAGCCAAAGGATTGTGGAGCACGCCCAGTGCTGAGGCAGAACTGTTAGCAGCACATAAACTCCACAACTATCCCTGCAATGCTAGTACTGACACTGACCCAGTTGTGGGTGACACCAGCCTCCACCTGGCCAGTTACCAGATCAAGGAAGCAGTTAAAAGGGGTCTGGGATTTGCAGTTAAAACCGCAGTGGTGGACCATTCACTATGCAAAGCTGAAGAGTGCCAGAAAGAATGCCAAGAAAACTGCCCCCAAGTCCTCATAGGATTGGACACCATAACCATTAATGAAGAGGGCAAAGCCCTAATTGACCCAGCAACCTGTGGGTACTGTGAAATATGTATTAAAGAATGTCCACTAAATGCCATAAGCATTGAAACTGGAAAGTTTCAATTAAATCAAAAAAAGAATTAG